The sequence TGGCGATTGGGATCGTGGGCGTGCCCGGGTTTGCCCGCATTGTGCGCGCTAGCGTGTTGGCAGAAAAGCAAAAAGAATACACCCAAGCCTCCAAACTCAACGGCTCTTCGCATGGGCGTTTAATGTTTGTGGTGATCTTGCCTAATTGCACCGCCCCACTTGTGGTGCAAGCCACTATGGGCTTTGCCGGGGCGGTGTTGGAAGCGGCGGGTTTAAGCTTTTTGGGGCTAGGCGCCCAGCCACCCAGCCCCGAGTGGGGTGCGATGCTCATGGACGCTTTGCAATTCATCACCACTTCACCTTGGACTTTAGTCTTCCCGGGGTGCATGATTTTTCTAACCGTGATGGGCTTTAACCTTGTGGGCGATGCGATCATGGATGCGCTCGATCCCAAAAGGTCTTAGCGTGGCAAATCTCTTAGAAGTTACCGACTTACAGACCTACTTTTCCACCAAGAACGGGCTTGTTAAAGCCGTGGATGGGGTGAGCTTTTCAGTCGCACCCGGGCAAAGTGTGTGTTTAGTGGGCGAGAGTGGGAGCGGCAAGAGCATGAGCGCATGGTCGATCATGGGGCTTGTTAAACCCCCGGGCAAGGTCGTGGGCGGACAGATTCTCTTTAAGGGGCAAAACCTTTTAGAATTTAGCCCCAAGCAAATGCAGGCCTTAAGGGGCAGCCAAATTGGCATGGTCTTTCAAGAGCCTATGACAAGTTTAAACCCCAGCTACACGATTGGCTACCAAGTCGCCGAGGTCTTTAAAATCCACCAGCCCATCCTAAGCGCGGCGCAAGTTAAAGAGAAGAGCATGCAGGCTTTGGGGCAGGTTGGGCTTGGGGCAGATAAATTCAACGCCTACCCCTTCAATTTGAGCGGAGGGCAACGCCAAAGGGTGGTGATCGCAATGGCAATGGCGTGTGCGCCGGATCTACTCATCGCCGATGAGCCCACCACAGCCCTAGATGTTACAATCCAAGCCCAAATCCTAGATTTAATGCAAGGCCTGCAACAAAGCAAGCAAATGGCCATGCTGTTCATCACGCATGATTTGGGCGTGGTCGCACAACTTGCCGATGTCGTGGTCGTGCTTTACAAG is a genomic window of Helicobacter sp. NHP19-012 containing:
- a CDS encoding ABC transporter ATP-binding protein, with protein sequence MANLLEVTDLQTYFSTKNGLVKAVDGVSFSVAPGQSVCLVGESGSGKSMSAWSIMGLVKPPGKVVGGQILFKGQNLLEFSPKQMQALRGSQIGMVFQEPMTSLNPSYTIGYQVAEVFKIHQPILSAAQVKEKSMQALGQVGLGADKFNAYPFNLSGGQRQRVVIAMAMACAPDLLIADEPTTALDVTIQAQILDLMQGLQQSKQMAMLFITHDLGVVAQLADVVVVLYKGEVVEKASAKDLFNDPRHPYTRALLEAIPKPGQRKVRLASVDENVNYLDFPKEIRC